Within the Dechloromonas denitrificans genome, the region CGCAACGATTCACCACAACGCTCGCGTCGCGAGCAAGGGCAATAAAACTGTCTGGATGCTTGTCCTGCTCCTGCTCTCAGGCGGTGCGATCGGGCTATTTCTGACCAATCAATCGGGCCAGCACCTCCCTGCGACCAATGACACCGTGGCGACCGCAGTCAGCACAGCCGAATCCTCAGCCTCAGCCGCATCGGCGCCCAGCAATCTGGCACCGCCCCCCGCCGCGCCAGGAACTGCGGAAATCCGCGAAAACCAAGGCGAGCGAAAATTAAACAAGGCCAGCGAGCAGAGCGCCTTGCTGGCAATGCAGATGGAACTGGAAAAAACACGGGGAGAACAGCCAACCGGAAATACGCCCGCACCGGTCAGCAAACAAAAAACGGTCGCTACCGATCAACACCCGAAGACAACGAACAGCTCAGCCAAATCGTCAAGAAACACGGCAAAGCGCTCAACTGCCGATGGCACACGCACTGCCAAAGCCGAAAAGAAGCCTGCCGAGCGGGATATCGATATCATTACGGCCATTGTGAAATAAGGCGACGCACTCGCCGAGCGCGGCGACTGCAGCCTGCAGAGAGACATTCGCTCGAACGCCCTCCCCGCCTCAACGAATGGAGGCGGACTAATAGAAGCGAAAGCACAGTTTGGGGGAAAACGCTTCCCAATTCCGCCCCCAGAAAAGCAAAAAGGCCAATCAGAGATTGGCCTAAATGCTTTTCTTTTGGTGCGCCCGGAGCGATTCGAACGCCCGACCCCTTGGTTCGTAGCCAAGTACTCTATCCAGCTGAGCTACGGGCGCACTGCAAGAGCGCCGCATTATACGGATGCGAGCGTAGAATGCAACAGTTTCCCCGGAAAAAATTTGATGAGCGCCCTCTCCATTCGCATGCCCAAGTATCCCGAGTGCTGGCAAAGCTGCGGCTCATGCGCCAGTGGCAACGTATTTATTCTCGAGACACTGGTCAATGTCGGCGACTTGATCGAACGTGACGACAATATCCTGACTCTGGAAACCGGCAAGGTGGCGCTCGACATTCCGAGCCCCTACGCTGGCCGGGTTCTTGAACTGCATGTCACAGCGGGCGATACAGTTGACGAGGGAGCGCTGCTGGTAACGCTGGAATCAGCCTGAGCAAGGCCATCCAGAACGGCAGGGAAGCGTCCCCCGGCATCATTTTGGGGATTCGATCTCCATCGCATTGCGCACCTCGCGAACGCCGCGTACCCCGCTGGCCAGATCGAGCGCCCGGCGCAACGAATGCTCGTCGGGAACAGTGCCGCCGACGGTGACCACCCCCGTCCGGGCGTTCACGCGAAACTGCGATCCGGCCAGCCCGACATCCGTGCGCAACAAGGTGTCCACCTTGTCGTGCAGCGTCGAATCGAGCACATCGCCGGCCGCCCCAAGGGCTGCGATAGTTGGCGGATTGTCGGTGGCAAAGGCAGTCAAGCCCAGACTACCCAGGACGATGGCGAGCACAAGGCCGGCCAGAACAAGACTACGTTTGATCATCGCTTACTCCTAGAAAGATTCAACACGACAGGAGTAACGCGAAGTTCATGCCATGATTACTTATAAACAATTAATCAATTACTTACAGAAAAATCAAAAATCAATAACGGTGATTCCGTCGCCGGCTGGCGACATTGATTCGCCCATCCGGACAACCACAAGGGCTCGATGGGGCTTCCAGCCATCAGCGTTCGGCGACAGCGTCGCCATCGCTGCGAAACATGGCCGGGGTCAGATCGTGTTTTTGCAGCAGCCGGTAGAACTCGGTACGGTTGCGGTCGGCAATCCGGGCCGCATCGGCGACACTGCCATCGGTCAGCTTGAGGAGTTGAACCAGATAGTTGCGCTCGAAACGCTGCTTCGCGTCGGCATAGCTCAGCGCCTCCATGGCCGGCACCCGCAGGGCGCGCTGCGCCAGCGAGAGCGGAATGAGCGGTGTCGATGTCAGCGCGCAGCTTTGCTCGACGACATTGTAGAGCTGCCGAACGTTGCCCGGCCAGGCCGCAGTAGCCAGTGCCTCGAGCGCATCCGGCGCAAAGCCGGTAATCGACTTGCCATACTTGGCCGCAATGAGCTGGACGAAATGGGCGGCCAGCAACGGGATGTCTTCGCGCCGCTCTTCCAGGCGTGGCAGCGTCAATGACACAACGTCGAGCCGGTAATACAGGTCTTCCCGGAACTGTCCCTGCGCCATCGCGGCATCAAGATCGCGATGCGTCGCTGAAAGCAGACGGACATCGACAGGCTCGGAATGCGTCGCCCCGACCGGTCGCACGACCCGCTCCTGAAGAACGCGCAGCAACTTGACCTGCAGGGAGAGCGGCATGTCACCGATTTCATCGAGAAACAGCGTCCCGCCATTGGCCGCCTGAATCAGCCCGACCCGGTTGTTGCCGGCACCGGTGAAGGCCCCTTTGACGTGTCCGAACAGTTCGGACTCCAGCAATTGTTCGGGAATGGCGCCGCAATTGATGGCGATGAAAGGCCCCTTGCCGCGCGGACTGGCGCGGTGGATTGCCCGAGCCAGGACCTCCTTGCCGGTGCCGCTTTCGCCGCGGATCAGCACACTGGCTTCGGAAGCAGCAACCATCCGCGCTTCAGCCATCAGCTCCGCCATCTGGCTGCTACGAAAAACGATACCGTCCTGCCAATCTTCGGAACGACTACCGGCCCCGCTGCCGACGGACGCGTCGACCGGCAGGGCCGGGGCCGACAGCTGCAGCGCCTGGTCGATTTTTCCGAGCAGTATCTGACTGTCGAAAGGCTTGGTCAGATAGCCGAATACCCCTCGCGAAGTGGCATCGACCGCGTCCGGAATCGAGCCGTGGGCCGTCAGCAGGATGACCGGCAAGCTGGGACGCGTCGCCCGGATTTCCTCGTACAGCGCCAGACCGTCACGGCCCGGCAAACGAACATCGCTGATCACGATACGCGGCGGATCGACCGCCAGGCGAGCCAAGGCCTCCTCGGCCGAACCCGCCCCCGACACCCGAAAGCCACGGGCCCGCAGACGCATCGAGAGCAGGCGGAGAATATCCTCGTCATCATCGACGACCAGAATATGGGCGCCGGCCATTTCCGATTCCGCCTTCACCGGACAGCTCCTGCCGACCGGCCGGAGCGCGAACGCGCCGGCAAGGTGCGTTCGATATCGGCCAGACCATCGAGCTTTTCCTGCAACTCGACCGCCTTGCGCTGGCTTTCCTTGAACTGCTGAGTCTGACGGTCGACCTGCCCTTCCAGTTTCTGGCGCTCGCTGTAATTGTCGGCCAGCATGCGGGCCAGCGGCTGCAGACCGATGGCCGCCGGATCGCTGGATTTCAGCAAGTGATCGAGCAAGCCGAGCGATTTGCCAAGATCCTGCGGGGCCCGGGGGTGACCAAACAGCATGGCCATCCGGAGCTGGGTATTGGGATTCGGCGGCAGCGCCGCCAGCACCATGCGCTCCCGCGCCAGTTCGGCTGGCGTCATGCGGGAAAGCAATTGGTAATAGGCAAGGACGGGAAGTGCTCCCGGCTCGTCGAAACGGAGCGGACGCGGTGCCGGAGGACTAACGGCGCACGCGGCCAGCGAGAGGCTCAGGACAAGCGCCGAAATGCTCGGCCACCATGCCGAACGGTCGCGCCAGAAATTACTGTTCATCAGGTAGTTCCACACAAAAATGAGCGCCTTTCTCGGCGGGAAGCAGTGAGACCTTACCGCCCATCGCACGGACGAGGTCACGAACGATGGAAAGCCCTACCCCGCTCCCCTGGCGTTGTGCCGGCGCCTGCCGCTGGCCCTGAACGAAGGGATCGAAAATTCGCAGCCGGTCCTCGCTGGCAACACCGGGCCCCTGGTCGATGCATTCAAAATGCAGGCAGGCGTCGGAGCGGGTAACCACGAGCCGGACCTCGCCACCTTCGGGGCTGAAGTCGATTGCATTCGACAGCAGATTATCAAGTACCACGGCCATTTTTTCGGCGTCGAGCATTACGTTGTCCAGTTTGAGTGCTTCGACCAGCACCTTCAAATGCCGCGATTGAGCATGAAAGTCCCGACGTTGCACGACACTGGCCATGAATTTCGGCAAGTCGACACGCGCCAGGCGAAGCCGACGCGCCTCGAATGCTGCGGCATTGAGGCTGAGCAGGCTCTCGATTTGTTGCTGCAAGCTGACGACATTGTGCTGAAGAATATCGACGACCTCGCGCTGATTGCCGGCCAACGGCCCCGGCACTTCTTCCCGAAGCAGCGCAACCCCCTCCTTCAGCGCGGTGAGCGGTGTTTTCAGCTCATGCGAGACATGCCGCAAGGTCCTTTCGCGGTCCGTTTCCAGTTCGGACAAGCGCTGCCTGAGCCAGTCAAGGCGTACGCCGAGCTGCCGGAGGTCAGCCGGCCCGCCAACGGTAATGGTCTCATTGAAGCGATTGGCGCCAAGCCGGATGATCGCCTGCTCCAGTTGCCGGACCGGCCGGACCAGCCACCAGCCCATGACCAGCGCGACCAGAAAGGCGCCGGCCAGGGCAAGCGCAATCTGCCCCCCGAGATGCAGGCGGTTCGCCTCCAGATCTTCGAGAAGGCGGGTTTTCTCGGCCTCTATCCAGCGCTGCCCGGCCTGTTTCAGCAATCCATTCAGCTCAACCAGACGGCCCAGCAAAGGCGCCAGCTCGCCCTTGCTGATCCGGTTCTCGAGTCCTCCCTTCAGCGCTTCGGAAACCATCCGCCAACCGCCGAGCAAAGGCGACAAAGGTTCTGCCGCCAGCGTATCCAGTCGGTCGACGAGGGCAAGAGAGAGCGCCAGATGTTCGTCAAAGCGTTGGCGAAAAGCCGGGTCGTCGAGCACCAGATATTGACGGGCACTCCGCTCGATATCGATGGTGCGCTCCGCCAGTTCCTGAATTGCCGCAGTCAACTGGATCGCCTGCTCGCTGCTCGTTCGACTCTGCGCGACCAGACGCTCGACGACCAGCCAACTTCGCAACGCAGCCCCGCCCAGGAGCAGAACGATGACGGCAAAGCCGATCAGCATGCCCAGACGAAATGAAATTCGGTTCATCCCAGAGGTTTTCCTGAAAATTGAAGTGTACACCGCAGCGGCGCCTTCTCGAGGAGTAACGCCGGCACAGAAAACCACTAACCCTGAGCTACACAAAACAAACTTAACAACATAAAATCAATTACTTACAAAACATGTCGCCAAATTGCGACAAGCTGCAGTCACAGCCTATCCGGTTTTCCGGGAAAAGCGAAAAATACCTGTCGCCAAACAGCGACATATCCCCCGTCGGATTAAAGAACCCAAATTAGATAACTCATGCAACGACATGTTTTATATGGAAATAATCCTCATGGCACGGTTATCGCATTTGACCCTCGACGATTCATCATGCCAACCACTCCAGCGAGGAATTTCATGTTCAACAAACCCAGCCTAGGCAATCGTAACGACCTGATCACCCGCAAGGATGTCAGTTCCGTGCTCGGCAACAACGCGGCGGTTAACAATGCGGATCTCACCACGAAGAGTGCACTCGAAGCCGCAGCCAAGCAGCCGGCCGCCGTCAGCAAAGCGCCGCAGGTCGAGCCGGCCGGCAATCCCGAAAACGTCATGGGAGCCCGCCTGATCGTCGGTCCCGACGTCAAGCTGAAAGGGGCGGAAATTCTCGATTGCGATACGCTGGTCGTCGAAGGTCGCGTCGAAGCGACCATGGATAGCCGTGTCATCCGGATTGCCGACCAGGGCTCGTTTGCCGGTAAAGTCAGTATCGATATCGCCGAGATTCATGGCGCCTTCGAAGGCGAACTAACCGCCCGCTCCCAACTGATCATTCACGCCACCGGCCGGGTCAGCGGCAAGATCCGTTACGGCAAGCTGGTCATCGACGAAGGCGGTGAACTATGTGGCGATATCAACGCCATCTCGGCAGAAAATCGTACTCCGCCTCGCCCAGTCAGCGACTTTGTGCCAACCCTCAACGCAGTTGCTGGTTGAATCAACTCACCTCCCGACATAGAATCCGTGCCATGCAAAGTGCATCACTCCATTACACTGCCGGCAAGCAAGCTCCCGTTATAGCGACATTGTCGTCAACGACGCGGCTCCGCTCGGCGGGACTGGTCGTTCGCCGGGTCAGCAGCACCGAGGAAAGACTTGCCTCTGACCTGCTCGTTCGCCGCATGTATGCCTGGCGCGGCTATCGTGCCGAACCCCTCGCGCCGTCGCCGGGTCACGCCGAGCGGATCACGATTGCCGCCTGGCAGGATGATGAACTGGCCGCAACCCTGACCCTGTCGCCCGACAACGGTACGGAGCTTCTTTGCGAAACGCTGTACAGGGACGAAATTGCCGCGCTACGCGCAAAGCAGCTGCGGATTTGCGAATACTCCCGGCTGGCTACCGATCCGGAATTCAGTTCGCCGGCCCTTCTGCAGAAACTTTTCCACACCGCGTACTTGCTGTCACGTTCGCACTTCGACGCGAGCGACGCGGTCGTCGAAGTCAATCCGCGGCATAGCCGCTATTACCAGCGCGAATGGGGCTTCTCGCGCATCGGGCCATTGCGCATTTGCCCGCGAGTTGAAGCGCCGGCCATCCTGCTTCATCGCAACCTGCAGCACACGATCCCCGAATCATTCGCCGCCGCAAAGGCCGCCTAAACCGCCTGCGGCCAAGCAAATTGCCGCGCCGCTGCAGAATGGTGTTCGGGCAGCGGCTTCTTGGGTAAACTGGCGGTCTTTCAACGCCCCCAGACGGACCCATGGCCCAATATGTAATGTCGATGCTGCGCGTCAGCAAGATCGTGCCGCCCAAGCGGCAGATCATCAAGGATATTTCCCTTTCCTTCTTCCCGGGTGCCAAGATCGGCCTGCTCGGCCTGAATGGCTCCGGCAAGTCGACCGTCCTGAAGATCATGGCCGGCGTGGACAAGGAATACGACGGTGAAGTCCAGCATCTGGCCGGCGTCTCGATCGGCTACCTGCCGCAGGAACCACAGCTCGACCCAGCCAAGACCGTCAAGGAAGAAGTCGAATCGGCGCTCGGCGAAGTGATGCAGGCCCAAGCCAAGCTCGACGAGGTTTATGCCGCCTACGCCGACCCGGAAGCCGATTTCGACAAGCTGGCCGAAGAACAGGCCCGCCTCGAAGCGATCATCGCCACCGCTGGCGCCGACACCGGTAACCAGATGGAACTGGCCGCCGACGCACTGCGCCTGCCGCCCTGGGAGGCCGTGATCGGCAACCTGTCGGGCGGTGAAAAGCGCCGCGTCGCGCTGTGCAAGCTGCTGCTCGCCAAGCCGGACATGCTGCTGCTCGACGAACCGACCAACCACCTCGACGCCGAATCGGTCGAATGGCTGGAGCAATTCCTCGTCCGCTTCCCGGGCACCGTGGTCGCCGTCACCCACGACCGCTACTTCCTCGACAACGCCGCAGAATGGATTCTCGAACTCGACCGCGGTCACGGCATCCCGTACAAGGGCAATTACTCGTCCTGGCTGGAGCAGAAGGAAGCCCGCCTGGAGACCGAAAACAAGCAGATCGACGCCCACATGAAGGCGATGAAGCAGGAACTGGAATGGGTGCGCAGCAACCCAAAGGCGCGTCAGGCCAAGTCCAAGTCGCGTCTCGCCCGCTTCGAGGAACTGTCCAGCCAGGAATACCAGAAGCGCAACGAAACCCAGGAAATCTTCATTCCGGTCGGCGAGCGTCTGGGCGACAAGGTCATCGAATTCAACGGCGTCACCAAGTCATTCGGCGACAAGCTGCTGATGGACAACGTCAGCTTCAACATCCCGGCCGGCGCCATCGTCGGCATCATCGGCCCGAACGGCGCCGGTAAATCGACGCTATTCAAGATGATCACCGACCAGCAACAGCCGGATGCCGGCGAAGTCGTCATCGGACCCACGGTCAAGATGGCTTATGTCGACCAGTCGCGCGACTGCCTCGACGGCAACAAGACGGTGTTCGACGAACTGGCCCAGGGCAGCGACATCCTGCAGATCGGCAAATTCGAAATGCCGAGCCGCGCCTATATCGGCCGCTTCAACTTCAAGGGCGGCGATCAAGGCAAGCTGGTCGGCAATCTGTCCGGCGGCGAACGTGGCCGGTTGCACCTGGCCAAGACGCTGATGACCGGCGGCAACGTCCTGCTGCTTGACGAGCCGTCCAACGACCTCGACGTCGAAACCCTGCGCGCCCTGGAAGACGCCCTGCTCGAGTTCCCCGGCTGTGCGATGGTCATTTCGCACGATCGCTGGTTCCTCGACCGGATCTGTACGCACATCCTGGCGGCCGAAGGCGATTCGCAGTGGAATTTCTTTACCGGCAACTTCCAGGAATACGAGGAAGACAAGAAGAAGCGCCTCGGCGAAGAAGGTGCCAAGCCAAAGCGCATCCGCTACAAGCCGATTACCCGCTAAAGCCATGCAAAACGGGCGCCATTTGGCGCCCGTTCTTTCTTGTGCCCCGCTGTAGCGCGAGGCGCGGTAAACTTTTTAGTGCTTCAGGTTGGCGGAAAAGACTGCCTTGGTCTTTTCGGAAAACTGGAATTCGTTGAAAGTGCGATCGATCTCGGCTTCGTTGCCACCGGCGGAATGATCTTCGAAACTGATACCGATGGTCTTGCCATTGGCAGCCAGTGTCTGGAAGGCATAACGCCAGCGTTGAGCTTCAGCCAGCCGCTCGCGCAGTTCGATTTCGTTGGAAATCGTGATGCCGGCTTTCTTCAAGGAATCCAGGAATTGTTCGAAAGACTCTGTGCTCAGACTGCCCATTTATTTCTCCGTTTGAAGTGCGGTGTTGGATCACCATGAGCCTAATAACGAGGGGATTTCAATTCGGTTGACACGAAAGTCATAGAAGTTTGAATGCGATAATCACGCCCCATGAAAAAGCAAAACATTCCCGCCGAGATTCCGGAAATCCGTCCCGGGCAGTCGATAGAACTGCTCAAGGAACTGCACATCCTGACCCGCGACGGCAAACTCAATCAGGACACCCGCCGCAAGCTGAAGCAGGTGTATCACCTGGTCCAGTTCATCGAACCGCTGCTGGCGGAAGCCGAGACGCTGGTCGACCATGGCGCCGGCAAGTCCTATCTCGGTTTCATCCTTTACGATCTGTGTATCAAGAACCGGGCCATCGGTGACATCATCGGTATCGAAAGCCGCCCGGAGCTCGTCGACAAATCCCGCGCACTGGCCGCCCGGCTTGGCTTTGAGCGCATGCGCTTCCTCGCCTGCACGGTCGAGGATTCGCTAACCTCGCCGGAGCTGCCGGCCCGAGTGGATGTCGTCACCGCGCTACACGCCTGCAACACGGCGACCGACGACGCGATCCGTTTTGCGCTGACCAAGGAAGCCCGCCATGTCGTCCTCGTCCCTTGCTGCCAGGCCGAAGTCGCCGCTGCGATGCGGGCCGGAAAGAACGACGCACTGGCCCAAAAACCGCTGTCCGAACTTTGGCGACACCCGATCCATACCCGCGAGCTGGGCAGCCACCTGACCAACGTGCTGCGTTGCCTTCTGCTCGAGTCGCATGGTTACGACGTGACGGTCACCGAACTGGTCGGTTGGGAGCACTCGATGAAGAACGAGCTGATCATCGCCTCGAAGGCAGCCGCCAAGAAGGGACGTCAGACGATCGCCCGCGAGCGGGCCGAAGCCATCCTGCGCGAGTTCAATATCGAGGAACTTGCGGCGCGCTTCACCTACTAAGTCACCCATGACCCGCATCCAACACCCGCTCGAACTGCTCGCCCCGGCCAAGAACGCCGATTTCGGCATTGAAGCCATCAAGCACGGCGCCGACGCCGTCTATATCGGCGGCCCGGCTTTCGGCGCCCGCTACGGCGCCGGCAATACGCTCGCCGACATCGAACGCCTGTGCGCCTTCGCCCACCGCTACCACGCCAAGGTGTTCGTCGCCCTGAACACCATCCTGCGCGACGACGAGCTGGAAGAAGCCCGCCAACTCGCCTGGCAGATTTACCAGGCCGGCGCCGATGCCCTGATCATTCAGGACATGGGTCTGCTGGAACTGGATCTGCCGCCGATCCAGCTGCACGCCAGCACGCAGACCGACAACCGCAACCCGGCCAAGGTCAGATTCCTTGAAGATGCCGGCTTCTCGCAGGTGGTGCTGGCGCGCGAGATGACCATCAAGGAAGTCGAGAAGGTCGCCGCCGAGACAACGCTCGCCCTCGAATATTTCGTCCATGGCGCGCTCTGTGTCGCCTACAGCGGCCAGTGCTTCATCAGCCACGCCCATACCGGACGCAGCGCCAATCGCGGCGAATGCTCGCAGGCCTGTCGCCTGCCCTACACGCTGGTCGACGACAAGGGCAAGGTGATCACCGAGAACCAGCACCTGCTGTCGATGAAGGACAACAACCAGAGCGCCAACATCCTGGCGCTGGCCCAGGCCGGGGTCAGTTCGTTCAAGATCGAAGGGCGCCTGAAAGACCTCAGCTACGTCAAGAACATCACCGCGCACTATCGCTCGCTGCTCGATGCCGTCATCGCCCAACACCCGGAATTCCGCCGCGCTTCCTCGGGGCGCAGCACCTACACCTTCACGCCCCATCCGGAAAAGACCTACAACCGCGGCTACACTGATTATTTTGCCAATGACCGGCAGGACGACATCGGCGCCTTCGACTCGCCAAGTTTTGTCGGCGAACCGATCGGCGAAGTCGTCGCGATCGGCCCCGGCCATTTCACCGTCAATGCCGAGATCGATTTCAACAATGGCGATGGCGTCTGCTTCTACGATGCCCATGGCGAGGTCGTCGGCGTGCGGATCAATCGCGTCGAAGGCAACAAGCTCTTCCCGGTCGAAGTCCCGGCCGAGCTGACCGAAGGCGCGACCTTGTTCCGCAATCACGACCAGCATTTCGAACGGGCCTTGGAAAAGGAATCGGCCGAGCGCCACGTCTCGGTGCAGCCGGTGTTTGCCGAAACCGCCGACGGTTTTGCGCTGACCCTGCGCGACGAAGATGGCATCAGCGTCACGGTAGACCTGCCACACGCCAAGGAAGCCGCCAAGAACGCCGAACGCGCCGTCGCCGGTCTGAGCGAACAACTGGCCAAGTTCGGCAACACGATGTTCGTCGCCGCATTACCCGAACTGCAGTTGTCGCAAGCCTGGTTCCTGCCCACCGGGGCGATCAACGCGCTGCGCCGGGAAGCCACCGAGCAGCTGGAGGCGGCCCGCCTGGCCGCCCACCCGCGGCCGCCGCGCGCCACGCCGGCAGCCAACCCGGTCACCTACCCGCAGGACGAACTGACTTACCTCGGCAACGTCTTCAACGCCAAGGCCCGCCAGTTTTACGAGAAACACGGCGTCAAACTGATTGCCGATGCCTACGAGGCCAACCAGGAAAAAGGCATGGTCTCGCTGATGATCACCCGCCACTGCCTGCGTTACAGTTTCAATCTCTGTCCGAAGGAAGTGAAGCACCTGAAGCCCGACCCGATGACACTGGTCAACGGCAACGAAAAACTGATCCTGAAATTCGACTGCAAGGCCTGCGAAATGCACGTTATCGGCAAGATGAAAAAGGGCGTCAAACTCAACCTCGGCACCATCCGCCCGGCATGAATCCGCCGGCCCACTGCCCGTCCTGTCGGCAGCCAATGGTGCAGAAAATCTTCGCGCGCCAGTTGTACGGCGAAGTCGAGCTCGACTTCTGCTTCGCCTGCCAGGGCATCTGGTTCGACGACTTCGAGAGCGTGCAGATTACGCCGGGCGGCATCATCGAGCTGTTCAAGCTGATCCACCAGCACCGCGACGAGCCGCGCCTGCCGCTCAGTGAGCCGTTGCATTGCCCGCGCTGCAACGAGCGCCTGCTGCATGGCCTGGATGTCGCCAAGGGCGGCCATTTCAATTACCACCGCTGCCTGCAGAAACACGGCCGGTTCACCACCTTTGCCCAGTTCATGATCGAAAAGGGCTTTGTCCGGCAATTGAGCGCCGCGGAAATCGATGCGCTGAGCGCCAAGATCGGCATCGTGCGCTGTACCGGCTGCGGCGCCCCGGTCGACATCCGCCAGGAGCACGCCTGCGGCCATTGCCGCTCGCCGATTGCCATCCTCGACCCGGCAGCCGTCGAGCAGGCGCTGGCCCGCTATCAGCAGGCCGAAGTCAAACGCACGACGCCCGACGTCGAAGCGCTGGGCGACGCCATCGTCATGCGCGAGAAGGAGCGCTCACGCTACCAGCGCGAACGCCAGGCCGATACGCTGGACACTCTCGACGTGGGCGACCTGATCGCCTCCGGCGCCGAACTGGTGTGGAACCTGATTCGTCACTGAAGCCTGACCGGTTTCAGCTCCAGCCCGTCAAAATAAATCGTCCCTTCCTGGACAGTGCACGCCAGCTTCATGTTGCGTTGCGCCAGGCCGGCCAGCGCCGCCCCTTCCTCGCTCGACAGCTGCCAGACTTGCAGATTGTCGAAGCGCTTCAGGGCATCGGCATTCGCCTTCCACCACATGTCGACCGCCCGCCCGCCATAGGTCAGCAAGACGGCCCGGTCGGCCTTGTGCGAAGCCTTGCGGATGCGCGTTTCGTCGGGCAGGCCGACCTCGATCCACAAGCGGATGACACCGGCCGGATCGACCTCCCACAGCGCCGGCTCTTCGTCGGTCGAAATACCCTTGCCGAAGCGCAGGTCCTGACCGGCGTAAAGGGCAAAGGCGAGCAGGCGCACCATCATCCGCTCGTCGGTTTCCGAGGGATGGCGAGCGACGGTCAATGCGTAGTCGGCAAAGTGCCCGCGATCAAGGTCGGCCACCTGCAGATCGACCTTGAAGATGGTGGATTTAATAGCCATGCCCGTCCTCGAAAAAGCGGCGATTATCCCATGCCGACCGCCTCGAAGAAGGCCAGGATTGACGCTATTCGCTGCCCGCTCAAGCATCGCCGACCAAGCCGTTGATCCGGCTCTATAATCAGCGTTCTCTAATCCTTCGGAGTCTGCCATGCGCCGCCTGATCCTGACCTGTTGCCTCGGCCTTGCCTCGCTGCTTGCGCACGCCGAAGTCATCGACATCGACAATGCCGAGCTCGCCAGACTACTGAAGGATGGTGTGCCGGTGATCGATATTCGCCTGCAATCGGAGTGGGAGGAAACCGGCATCGTCGGCGGCAGCGCGCTGCTCACCTTCTTCGACGAACGCGGCCGCCACAACGCCCCGGCCTGGCTGGAAAAGGTCGCGCCGATCGCCAAGCCGAACGAGCCGGTCATCGTCATCTGCCGCACCGGCAACCGGACCAAGGCGGTCAGCCAGTTCCTGTCGCAACAGGCTGGCTACGCCACGGTTTACAACGTCAAAGCGGGCATCAAGGGCTGGATCGCCAGTGGCGCTCCGGTGGTGCCGGCCAGCCAAAGCATCGCGGCTTGCCGCTCGGCGAAAACTTGCTGAGCCAAGCCGTCGACCGCCAGCGCTGCGCCAGTTGTGCCTGCTGGCAAGGCGCGCGCCAGCCCGGCGCACAACCGGGTACGGTCGATATCGAAGCGGAAACCGTCAGCGGCCTTTGTCTGGATGGCGGCTGGCACGACTCCGAGCGGCGTGCCCGCTCGGCCTGCGGGCACTGGCGCATCTGGCCGGTCCTCAACAAACCGGACGGGGCCGGCAAGCTCCGGTAGAATGCCCGGCTTCTCGGCTTTCCGGCAGCACTGACTGCACTGATGGCTGCAAATCACCGGAAATCATCATGCCCGAAGCAAGCCTTACCTCTTTGCTGGAAGCGGCCTTCATCGCCCGCCAGCCGCTCATCGAACGTCTGCAGGCCGAAGATACCAATGGCTACCGGCTGTTCAAC harbors:
- the ettA gene encoding energy-dependent translational throttle protein EttA; translation: MAQYVMSMLRVSKIVPPKRQIIKDISLSFFPGAKIGLLGLNGSGKSTVLKIMAGVDKEYDGEVQHLAGVSIGYLPQEPQLDPAKTVKEEVESALGEVMQAQAKLDEVYAAYADPEADFDKLAEEQARLEAIIATAGADTGNQMELAADALRLPPWEAVIGNLSGGEKRRVALCKLLLAKPDMLLLDEPTNHLDAESVEWLEQFLVRFPGTVVAVTHDRYFLDNAAEWILELDRGHGIPYKGNYSSWLEQKEARLETENKQIDAHMKAMKQELEWVRSNPKARQAKSKSRLARFEELSSQEYQKRNETQEIFIPVGERLGDKVIEFNGVTKSFGDKLLMDNVSFNIPAGAIVGIIGPNGAGKSTLFKMITDQQQPDAGEVVIGPTVKMAYVDQSRDCLDGNKTVFDELAQGSDILQIGKFEMPSRAYIGRFNFKGGDQGKLVGNLSGGERGRLHLAKTLMTGGNVLLLDEPSNDLDVETLRALEDALLEFPGCAMVISHDRWFLDRICTHILAAEGDSQWNFFTGNFQEYEEDKKKRLGEEGAKPKRIRYKPITR
- a CDS encoding class I SAM-dependent methyltransferase, with translation MKKQNIPAEIPEIRPGQSIELLKELHILTRDGKLNQDTRRKLKQVYHLVQFIEPLLAEAETLVDHGAGKSYLGFILYDLCIKNRAIGDIIGIESRPELVDKSRALAARLGFERMRFLACTVEDSLTSPELPARVDVVTALHACNTATDDAIRFALTKEARHVVLVPCCQAEVAAAMRAGKNDALAQKPLSELWRHPIHTRELGSHLTNVLRCLLLESHGYDVTVTELVGWEHSMKNELIIASKAAAKKGRQTIARERAEAILREFNIEELAARFTY
- a CDS encoding peptidase U32 family protein, with product MTRIQHPLELLAPAKNADFGIEAIKHGADAVYIGGPAFGARYGAGNTLADIERLCAFAHRYHAKVFVALNTILRDDELEEARQLAWQIYQAGADALIIQDMGLLELDLPPIQLHASTQTDNRNPAKVRFLEDAGFSQVVLAREMTIKEVEKVAAETTLALEYFVHGALCVAYSGQCFISHAHTGRSANRGECSQACRLPYTLVDDKGKVITENQHLLSMKDNNQSANILALAQAGVSSFKIEGRLKDLSYVKNITAHYRSLLDAVIAQHPEFRRASSGRSTYTFTPHPEKTYNRGYTDYFANDRQDDIGAFDSPSFVGEPIGEVVAIGPGHFTVNAEIDFNNGDGVCFYDAHGEVVGVRINRVEGNKLFPVEVPAELTEGATLFRNHDQHFERALEKESAERHVSVQPVFAETADGFALTLRDEDGISVTVDLPHAKEAAKNAERAVAGLSEQLAKFGNTMFVAALPELQLSQAWFLPTGAINALRREATEQLEAARLAAHPRPPRATPAANPVTYPQDELTYLGNVFNAKARQFYEKHGVKLIADAYEANQEKGMVSLMITRHCLRYSFNLCPKEVKHLKPDPMTLVNGNEKLILKFDCKACEMHVIGKMKKGVKLNLGTIRPA
- a CDS encoding zf-TFIIB domain-containing protein; amino-acid sequence: MNPPAHCPSCRQPMVQKIFARQLYGEVELDFCFACQGIWFDDFESVQITPGGIIELFKLIHQHRDEPRLPLSEPLHCPRCNERLLHGLDVAKGGHFNYHRCLQKHGRFTTFAQFMIEKGFVRQLSAAEIDALSAKIGIVRCTGCGAPVDIRQEHACGHCRSPIAILDPAAVEQALARYQQAEVKRTTPDVEALGDAIVMREKERSRYQRERQADTLDTLDVGDLIASGAELVWNLIRH
- a CDS encoding YaeQ family protein is translated as MAIKSTIFKVDLQVADLDRGHFADYALTVARHPSETDERMMVRLLAFALYAGQDLRFGKGISTDEEPALWEVDPAGVIRLWIEVGLPDETRIRKASHKADRAVLLTYGGRAVDMWWKANADALKRFDNLQVWQLSSEEGAALAGLAQRNMKLACTVQEGTIYFDGLELKPVRLQ
- a CDS encoding rhodanese-like domain-containing protein, which encodes MRRLILTCCLGLASLLAHAEVIDIDNAELARLLKDGVPVIDIRLQSEWEETGIVGGSALLTFFDERGRHNAPAWLEKVAPIAKPNEPVIVICRTGNRTKAVSQFLSQQAGYATVYNVKAGIKGWIASGAPVVPASQSIAACRSAKTC